The proteins below are encoded in one region of Flavobacterium nackdongense:
- a CDS encoding glycosyltransferase family 2 protein: MRVPQVSIIVPCYNQAHYLDEALQSVLDQTDPDWECIIVNDGSPENAKLV, encoded by the coding sequence ATGAGAGTGCCGCAAGTCTCCATCATCGTTCCCTGCTACAACCAAGCTCATTATTTGGATGAAGCTTTGCAATCGGTTTTAGATCAAACCGATCCGGATTGGGAATGTATCATTGTCAATGATGGTAGTCCTGAAAACGCCAAGCTAGTCTAG
- a CDS encoding ATP-binding protein — translation MEMIQIRHVNLISQTDLGFERYLLHSLPWEQRLLGVKGARGVGKTTLFLQYIKKTYGISPQALYVSLDNLYFSAHTLSDLVEDFVNKGGEHLFVDEVHKYPNWSVELKNIYDNYPQLKVAFTGSSLLEIVNARADLSRRALVFEMQGLSFREFLKFRHQIDLPPISLEEILENHTRIALDIQEKYKPLALFEEYLKVGYFPFYDSNRLFYYKQLQEVITMILEIELPLLRKTEASMLFKIKQLLYIISQSVPFKPNISALANKILVTRKTVVDTLLYLEEAGILNMIYKDNFGVSLLQKPEKIYLENTNFAFALSSTEPNIGNIRETFFLNQIKQQHRVSYSEKVDFTVNETYWFEIGGKNKGKSQLVGLDNAYLVQDQIAIGVGNTIPLWLFGMLY, via the coding sequence ATGGAAATGATACAAATAAGGCATGTCAATCTCATCAGTCAAACCGACTTGGGTTTTGAGCGGTATTTGTTGCATTCACTTCCTTGGGAGCAACGATTATTGGGTGTAAAAGGGGCAAGAGGAGTGGGCAAAACCACCCTTTTTTTGCAATACATCAAGAAAACCTACGGTATTTCGCCACAAGCGTTGTATGTTTCCTTAGATAATTTGTATTTTTCGGCTCATACTTTGAGCGATTTGGTCGAAGATTTTGTAAACAAAGGAGGGGAGCATTTGTTTGTAGACGAAGTGCATAAATATCCCAATTGGTCGGTAGAACTCAAAAATATTTATGACAATTATCCCCAATTAAAAGTGGCTTTCACGGGTTCGTCCTTGCTCGAAATAGTGAATGCTCGAGCCGATTTAAGCAGGCGTGCCTTAGTTTTTGAAATGCAAGGATTGTCCTTTAGAGAGTTTCTCAAGTTTCGCCATCAAATCGACTTACCACCCATCTCGCTAGAAGAAATACTAGAAAATCATACCCGAATAGCACTAGATATTCAAGAGAAATATAAACCATTGGCATTGTTTGAGGAGTATTTAAAAGTAGGTTATTTTCCTTTTTACGATAGTAACAGGCTGTTTTATTACAAGCAATTACAGGAAGTGATCACTATGATTTTGGAAATAGAACTGCCCTTATTGCGCAAAACCGAAGCAAGTATGCTGTTCAAAATCAAACAGTTGCTTTATATTATTAGTCAGTCGGTGCCATTTAAACCCAATATTTCAGCTTTGGCCAACAAAATCCTAGTGACCCGAAAAACAGTGGTTGATACTTTGTTGTATTTGGAGGAGGCAGGCATTTTGAATATGATTTATAAGGACAATTTTGGCGTAAGCTTGTTGCAAAAACCAGAGAAAATATACTTAGAAAACACTAATTTCGCCTTTGCTTTGAGTAGTACTGAACCGAATATAGGGAATATTCGAGAAACCTTTTTCTTAAATCAAATCAAGCAGCAACATCGAGTGAGTTATAGCGAAAAAGTTGATTTCACCGTAAACGAAACCTATTGGTTTGAAATAGGCGGAAAAAACAAAGGGAAATCGCAACTAGTGGGTTTAGATAATGCGTATCTTGTGCAAGATCAAATTGCTATTGGCGTAGGTAATACCATTCCGTTATGGCTGTTTGGGATGTTGTATTAG
- a CDS encoding glycosyltransferase family 2 protein: protein MTKKLSIITINYNNLEGLKRTMESVVSQTWQEFEYIVIDGGSTDGSAEYIHSQREQLDYWVSEPDHGIYNAMNKGIAKATGEYLLFLNSGDHLYSAAVLAENHSAIKDQDLIYFDIVYVDAKGSYAIAYPETLNFSFFYLDTLCHQSTLIKRTLFEKVGLYDEHLKFASDWKFFIKALFQHNCTYLKVNAILSTYFLDGISSLITNQKVLFEERQQVLNSNFKGYVEDIDELLALRTKVSNLKNSKKIGWLVKLGLIHKF, encoded by the coding sequence ATGACCAAAAAACTCTCCATCATCACCATCAACTACAACAACCTCGAAGGGTTGAAGCGAACTATGGAGAGCGTAGTGAGCCAGACTTGGCAAGAGTTTGAGTATATCGTAATTGATGGTGGTTCGACCGATGGTAGTGCCGAGTATATCCACAGTCAGCGTGAGCAGCTCGATTATTGGGTCAGCGAACCTGATCACGGGATTTACAATGCTATGAACAAAGGTATTGCCAAAGCCACAGGTGAGTATTTGTTGTTTTTGAATAGTGGCGATCATTTGTATAGTGCTGCTGTACTTGCCGAGAATCATAGTGCTATCAAGGATCAGGATTTAATTTATTTTGATATCGTGTATGTCGATGCAAAAGGGTCGTATGCCATCGCTTATCCCGAGACCTTGAATTTTTCATTTTTTTATTTGGATACCTTGTGCCATCAATCTACTTTGATAAAACGAACACTTTTTGAGAAAGTAGGGTTGTATGATGAACACTTGAAGTTTGCGTCGGATTGGAAATTTTTTATAAAAGCATTATTCCAGCATAATTGTACGTACTTGAAAGTAAATGCGATTCTCAGCACCTATTTTTTAGACGGAATTAGTTCACTAATCACTAATCAGAAAGTACTGTTCGAAGAAAGGCAGCAGGTTTTGAATTCAAATTTCAAAGGTTATGTTGAGGATATTGATGAACTCTTAGCTTTAAGAACAAAAGTATCCAATTTAAAAAATTCAAAAAAGATAGGCTGGCTAGTCAAGCTGGGGTTAATTCACAAATTTTAA